A genomic segment from Nicotiana tabacum cultivar K326 chromosome 7, ASM71507v2, whole genome shotgun sequence encodes:
- the LOC142162066 gene encoding uncharacterized protein LOC142162066: protein MRDHIIGEYYELWDIVTDGPLATLKKNDLRKWEKNAEAKKWLIYGLSPDEYNRIQGCSTSKQIWDTLQVAHKGTPQVKRSRGTLLYSYYKSFAMKEGETIQEMYTKFITLTNKLKSLGRIIPEEERVEKILTKVLPITWDSKITAI from the exons atgagagatcacattatAGGAGAGTACTacgagctatgggacattgtcaccgATGGTCCATTGGCTACCTTGAAGAAAAATG ACTTGAGAAAGTGGGAGAAGAATGCtgaagccaagaaatggcttatTTATGGACTTAGTCCAGATGAGTACAACAGAATCCAAGGCTGTAGCACGTCTAAGCAAATATGGGACACACTACAAGTGGCTCATAAAGGAACACCTCAGGTGAAAAGATCCAGAGGAACTCTACTATACTCTTATTATAAGAGTTTTGCTATGAAAGAAGGAGAAACCATTCAAGAGATGTATACAAAGTTCATTACACTGACAAATAAACTgaaatctcttggaaggattattcctgaAGAAGAAAGGGTCGAAAAGATATTAACTAAAGTATTGCCTATCACTTGGGATAGCAAAATCACTGCCATctag